The DNA window ATTTAGAGTTGGGGAATCAACGGTTGGTTCCTTATGCATTAAAATCGGTTCAACGCTATCTTGCGTTGCGAAACCGTGTTTACAAATTCGAAAATATTTTTCTGCACTTCATTAACCGCATTCTAAAAACCGCAGGAAATTCGGAAGAACGCAAAGTGTATGAAGGACTACTCTCGGAATTAAAGGCCATTGAAGAAGATAATTTCGAAAAAACAGCTTTCGAATATTTCGATTTTGTTTCCTGGGCACAGAGCAAAGTCAGTGGTGAGGATTTTAAATCTTTAATCCGGAAAAAAGCTTTATTACCGAATCATTAACTAAAGTGATTCCAGCCCTGGGCTTTTAATTCAATGGCTTCTCCATTTTGTGTTATCAGCATGGCCTTTTCCTGTTGATCGGTAATGTGACCAATAACCGTAAAATGCGGATTCGATTTTATTTTATCGTAATCCGATTGTTGAATGGTAAACAGAAGTTCATAATCTTCTCCTCCATTTAATGCACAGGTAACAGGTTCAAGATTGAATTCTTCAGCTGTAGAAATGGTGGAAGGATCCAAAGGAATTTTTTCAATGTATAGATGTGCGCCATGACCGGATGCTTTACAAAGATGCATCACCTCACTGGCTAATCCATCGCTGATGTCGATCATTGAAGTGGGGACAATCTGTAGTTGATCAAGAATGTCGATCACATCTGCTCGGGGTTCGGGTTTTAGCTGACGTTCCAAAATGTAATCATGTCCACTTAGGTCAGGTTGAATGGAAGGATTCTCACGGAAAATTCTGTTTTCGCGCTCAAGAATTTGAAGTCCCATATAGGCACCACCTAAATCTCCGCTTACAACAAGCAAATCATTTTTTTTAGCACCCGATCGGTAACTGATTTTATTTTTTTCTCCTTCACCGATGGCGGTGATATTAATGATGAGTCCGGATCTGGAGGAACTGGTATCGCCACCAACTAAATCAACTTTGTATTTATCGCATGCCAATAATATTCCGGCATATAATTCTTCCACCGCTTCCAACGAAAAACGATTTGAAATGGCAATAGAAACCAACAGTTGGGTTGCCTTTCCATTCATGGCGCAGATATCGGAAATATTACTTGCAGCTGCTTTATATCCGAGATGCTTAAGTGGCACATAACCTAAATCGAAATGTACTCCCTCGGCCATCATGTCTGTACTGAGTAAAGTTACCTTTCCGTTTCCTTTATCAATAACAGCGGCATCGTCGCCAATTCCTTTTAATGTATCACCCTGGTGAAGGTTAACGTGTTCGGCGAGATGTTGAATTAATCCAAATTCGCCCAGGTCCGAAAGTTCAGTACGGTTTTCTTTATTTTCTAGCATGGTGCAAAATTACCGAAAGGACCAACAATAAAAAAACCGGAGTAGTTACCCCGGTTTCTTTATTCATTATATTGAAAATTAGCGGTTGATATTATCAAATACCTTAGTAGCATATGGAGTTGCTGTTGAAATATAGAATCCATATCCTTTGTCGGAATAAATCGCAACGTAGTTTTCTTTGTACCCGAAACGGAAGGTGTAGGTGTTTCCAACTTCAGAAACTACAGTGTAATCTGTGAATTCTTCTTTTTCGTCTCTGCTGATTACTTTGTAAAGACTGGTAATGGTTTCGGTACAATGAATAAATTCATTGTTGTTGATGAAAAGGTAGTACGAATAATACGTTCCTACTTCACCTTGACCGGTGATTTCTCCGGCAGAATTGAATTCAAATTCCTGACGGGTAAGTGTTGGCCATACTTCTCCTTTTTGCGCGAATGAAATCATTGCAGAGAAGACGAAGGCAATGCTGAGAATAAATTTGCGGCTCATATGATTTTGTTTTTCCTGCAATTACCAAAAAAAGTGCCAATTATTTTCTACGGTAAAACACTTGTTTTTCTGATTTCCCGCAGTTTCATGCCCACAATACCACTTTTTTGGTATTTTTGCAGTAATTTAGATTTAATCTAAATTAATTTGCAAAGCGGAAACTTATTTATTTCCGGGTTGTTGTACTTAATAATAGAAGAAAAAAAGGATGATTAAGGTAAGTGAATCTGCTAAAAATCAAGCTGTTAAGCTGATGAGTGAAGAACATGCCGGTCAAGAAGCCTTTATCCGAGTTGGCGTAAAAGGAGGGGGTTGCTCCGGATTGATGTACGATCTGAAGTTTGATACGGAGATGGGTCCGGAGGATAAGGTGTTTGAGGATAATGGGGTAAAAATTGTGGTGGACCGCAAGAGCTTTCTTTATTTGGTGGGTACGGAGTTGGATTATTCCGGCGGATTAAATGGCAAGGGTTTCATTTTTAAAAATCCGAACGCCGATCGTACCTGTGGCTGTGGAGAATCATTTTCAATATAACGATCTGAACAATGGCGTACGAGGGAGATGAATTATTGGATGAGTTAACGAATCAGGAGTATAAATACGGATTCGTTACCAATATCGATTCGGATAAAGCACCTAAAGGGTTAAACGAAGATATTATTCGTTTTATCTCTGCAAAAAAACAAGAACCACAATGGTTGCTCGATTGGCGTTTAAAAGCATTCGCGCAATGGCAAAAGATGACGGAACCCGAATGGGCGCATGTGCATTATGCAAAAGTGGATTATCAGGACATTCATTATTATGCTGCTCCAAAACCTAAAAAAGAATTGGCAAGTTTGGATGAAGTGGACCCGGAGTTATTGAAGACATTCGAAAAACTGGGGATTAGTCTTGATGAGCAAAAACGATTAACAGGTGTTGCTGTGGATGTGGTGATGGATAGTGTATCCGTGAAAACTACATTTAAGGAAGAATTAGCAAAACATGGAATTATTTTTTGTTCCATGTCCGAAGCAGTAAAAGATCACCCGGAACTGGTGAAAAAATATTTGGGAACAGTTGTTCCTCCTTCGGATAATTATTTTGCTGCTCTAAATTCCGCGGTCTTTACCGATGGAAGTTTCTGTTACATTCCCCAGGGAGTTCGTTGTCCGATGGAACTCTCCACTTATTTCAGAATTAATGAAGCGAATACGGGTCAGTTCGAACGCACCTTGCTCATTGCTGATAAAAACAGTTATGTCAGCTACCTCGAAGGATGTACCGCGCCTATACGCGATGAAAATCAACTTCACGCTGCAGTGGTGGAGCTGATTGCCATGGAAGACGCAGAGATTAAATATTCAACTGTACAAAACTGGTACCCGGGAGATAAAGATGGTAAGGGCGGTATCTATAATTTCGTTACCAAGCGAGGCATTTGTGAAGGGAAAAATTCTAAAATTTCCTGGACCCAGGTTGAAACGGGATCTGCAGTAACCTGGAAATACCCTTCTTGCATTTTAAAAGGAGATAATTCTATTGGAGAATTTTATTCGGTTGCGGTTACCAATAATAAACAACAGGCAGATACCGGAACCAAAATGATACACCTTGGTAAAAACACCAGAAGTACCATCGTATCGAAAGGAATCTCTGCCGGATTTTCAAATAACAGTTATCGCGGATTAGTGCGTATTGCTAAAGGAGCGGTCAATGCCAGAAACTTTTCACAGTGTGATTCGCTTTTGATGGGAGATAAATGTGGAGCACATACTTTTCCTTACATTGAAGTGAACGATAATACCGCGAAAGTTGAACATGAAGCTACCACTTCTAAAATTGGAGAAGACCAAATCTTTTATTGCAATCAGCGAGGAATCGATACGGAAAAGGCGGTGAGTCTGATTGTGAATGGATATTGTAAGGAAGTATTGAATCAATTACCCATGGAGTTTGCAGTGGAAGCACAAAAATTATTAGCTATTTCATTAGAAGGATCAGTAGGATAAAAATTTTGAAGAATGATTACGATTAAAAATTTACACGCGAATGTTGAAGGAAAAGAAATTCTTCGCGGAATAAATCTTGAAATAAATGCCGGAGAGGTTCATGCTATTATGGGACCTAATGGATCGGGTAAATCTACCCTTGCCTCGGTTTTGGCAGGAAGAGAAGAATATGAAGTTACCGAAGGAAGCGTCATCTTTAATCAAAAAGAATTATTAGAGTTATCACCTGAAGACCGTGCGCGTGAAGGATTGTTTCTCGCATTTCAATATCCTGTAGAAATTCCGGGCGTAAGTAACGTGAATTTTTTAAAGACCGCCGTAAATGAAATTCGGGCTTATAAAGGACAAGAACCTGTAAGTGCGAAGGAGTTTTTGCAAATGGTAAAGGAACGTTCTGCATTGGTTGAGCTGGATAGTAAACTTGCCAGCCGATCGGTGAACGAGGGATTTTCCGGTGGGGAGAAAAAAAGAAATGAGATTTTCCAAATGGCCATGCTCGAACCTAAACTGGCAATTTTGGATGAAACAGATTCCGGTTTAGATATCGATGCGTTGCGTATTGTTGCTAACGGGGTAAATAAACTTAAATCGAAAGAGAACGCCACTTTGGTTATTACCCACTATCAGCGTTTGCTGGATTATATTGTTCCCGATTTTGTTCATGTATTGTACAAAGGTAAAATTGTAAAAACCGGAGGAAAAGAGTTAGCGTTGGAGTTAGAGGAAAAGGGTTACGACTGGATTAAGGCAGAGCAGGGTGAAACAGTTTAAGAAGTGAACATGGAAATGGTAAAAACAGGAAATGCAGCAGCGTTCGTAGAAGGATTAAAATCCTCCTTCGGCGATTTGTCAGCATCGCGCCTTCGTAGTGTAAATGAATTGTCGGAAATGGATTTCCCAACCGTTCGCAATGAACGCTGGAAATACACCCGCTTAACTAAATTCCAAAAGGAAACATTTCAGATAAACAAATCGATTTCAACTTTAAATCTATCCTTTACTAAGGATCATTCACTCAATCGAATTGTGTTTATCAATGGATTTTTCTCGCAAGAAAACTCAAACATTCAGGAAAAGGGATTCGCATGGAGTGAAATGAAAGATGAGACTATTCTGACGTCCGAATTCCAATCCTCCCTATTTACCAAAATCAACGATGCTTTTTTTACATCGGGTTTGGATATAGAAATTAAAGAAAATATTGATCGCCCCATAGAGGTTGTTTTCATTTCACAGGGTGAAAAGAACACTTCACAGATTCGAAACCGGATTCGTGTTGCTAAAGGAAAACAGGCGAGCTTTCGCTTTATTTTTGAATCGGCAGACAATCACGTTGGTTTTACGAATGTATTAACTAAGGTTTTAGTTGAACAAAATGCTCAATTAAGTATTCAGCAGTTACAGAATGAAAATCTCTTAAACTATCATTTCAACACCATGGTGGTTGAACAGGAAGGGGATAGTCGTTTTACAGTGAATACCTTTTCATTGGACGCACATTTAATTAGAAATAATTTGTTTATTTCCTCCAATGGGGAAAACACAGAAAGTAACCTTAACGGTTTATACATCACCAATGGTGTTCGTCATGTCGATAACCAGACGGTAATGGATCATACCCGTCCGCATGCTTTGTCCAACGAGTTGTATAAAGGAATTATGGATGAGCAAAGTTCAGCTGCGTTTAATGGAAAAGTGTTTGTTCGCCAGGATGCGCAAAAGATCAATGCTTATCAGTCGAATTCCAATATTTTATTGTCCGAAACAGCACAGGTTAACAGTAAACCTGAGCTTGAAATTTATGCAGATGACGTAAAATGTTCTCATGGCTCTACAACGGGTCAGTTGGATGAAGAAGCATTGTTTTATTTGCAGGCAAGAGGAATTTCTGAGAAAAGTGCCCGTCTGTTATTGGTGCAGGCATTTGCAGGCGATGTAATAAATAAAATTGAGGATGAAGAATTCAGATTAAAAGTGGAAGAGCAGATTGCTTCCAAATTTAACTGGATAAAATAGTATCAGCGTGGAGCAGGAAATCAATCATTCGGTGGAAGAAATCAGAGCTTTGTTCCCATTGCTAAGTACCAGGGTTAATGGTAAACCACTGGTGTATCTCGATAATGGTGCTACATCTCAAAAGCCACAAGAACTTATTGATTGCATTTCCAGGTATTATACTTCACAAAATGCCAACATCCATCGTGGTGTGCATACCTTAAGTCAGGAAGCTACCGCATTGTATGAAGAAAGCAGAATAGCACTGCAATCTTTTATCAATGCAAGATTTTCGCATGAAATTATATTTACGAGTGGAACAACCCAGGGGATTAATCTTGTTGCGCATTCGTTTGGCAGGAGATATCTTAGGGAGGGCGACGAAATTTTAATTTCTGCTTTGGAGCACCATAGCAATATTGTCCCCTGGCAAATCATTTGCGAAGAGCGTTCAGCTAAACTCAGAGTGATTCCCATGAATGAAAATGGAGAATTACAACTCGATAAGTTAGATGAATTGCTTTCATCAAAAACGAAGTTGCTTGCTTTAACCCATGTTTCGAATTCTTTGGGGACTATCAACCCGATAAAAGAAATCATCGAAAAAGCGCATAAAAAGAATGTACCGGTATTGGTGGACGGAGCGCAAGCTGTTCAGCACCTTCAGGTGGATGTTCAAGAACTGGATTGTGATTTTTATGTTTTTTCCGGTCATAAAATGTTTGGTCCCACAGGCACCGGTGTGTTATACGGAAAAGAAAAGTGGTTAAACGAAATGCCGCCATATATGGGAGGTGGCGATATGATAAAAACAGTGACCTTCGAAAAAACGGAATACAACGATTTACCCTTTAAATTTGAAGCAGGCACACCCAATATTGCAGATGGAATTGCCATGAAGGCAGCTGTTGATTTTATTAATCGTATTGGTTATTCCAAAATTCAGCACATCGAAGAAGAGCTTCTTGTTGAGGCCACGCAGCGTTTGAGTTCTATTGAGGGATTACGTATTTATGGAACTTCCCATTCAAAGGCGGGAGTCATCTCATTTAATATTGAAGGATTGCATCCTTATGATGTGGGTACCATTCTGGATCAGCAAGGTATTGCTGTAAGAACGGGTCACCACTGTACCCAGCCTATAATGGATTACTATCAAATTCCGGGCACAGTTCGCGCTTCATTTTCTTTTTATAATTCAATGAGCGATATCGATGCGTTGTATAATGGAATTCTTAAAGCAATAAAAATGTTGAAACGCTAATCGGCATGAGTGTAAGAGCGAAAGAAAAAGAAATAGTTGAGGAATTCTCCATGTTCGATGATTGGGATTCTAAATACGAGTACATTATTGATCTGGGAAAGGAATTGCCATTGATTGATCCTGCTTTCAAAAATGATGATTACCGGATTAAAGGTTGTCAAAGTCAGGTTTGGCTGCATGCAGAAATCAAAGATGGAAAGTTGTTTTTTACAGCAGATAGCGATGCCATTATTACAAAAGGAATCATTGCATTGTTGGTGAGGGTATTTAATGAAGAGGCACCCGATGAAATTGTAAATACAGATTTACAGTTTATCAATGAAATCGGATTAAATCAGCATTTGTCGCCCACCAGGAGTAATGGACTATTAAGCATGATTCGCCAAATGAAACTTTATGCACTTGCCTCGCAAGCGAAAAAAGATTGATTATGGACAAGAGACAATTAGAAGATGAAATCATTAAAATCATAAAGACCGTTTATGATCCGGAAATTCCTGTCGATATTTTTGAACTGGGATTGATTTATGAGATTAAGATTGATGATGATATTAATGTGGAGGTGATCATGACCCTGACCTCACCTTCTTGTCCGGCAGCAGAAAGTTTACCCGGTGAAGTTGAAAAGAAGGTAGGAGGAATTGAGCATGTTAAAAGCGCAAAAGTCACTATTACGTTTGATCCGCCATGGACAAAAGAAATGATGAGCGAAGAAGCGCAATTGGAGTTAGGTTTTATGTAATAACTAATTTTTTAGTTGGAAGAAATCAGAAATAAAGTAGCTGAAAGCGGAATTGTATCGCTGGACCTTGCTGAATTCCTTCATGGAAAGGAAAGGGAAGTGATTGATATTGCTCCCTTATTGTGGCAGGGATTAGCGATTAAAGAAAAAGATTTTCGGAATTGGATGGCTGAAACCGACTGGACGAAATATGCAGGCAAATATGTTTCAGTCTATTGTTCAGCGGAAGCTTTAATACCTACCTGGGTTTGGTTATTATTATCTTCATCACTCAGTGCACATGCCGAAAAAGTTTTTTTTGGAACCGAAAATGATTTAATTGAATCAATCATTCTTCAATCGATTACTGAAATTGGTGATGAACACTATTTAAATGCACGTGTAGTTGTAAAAGGATGCAGCGAGTATAGCTTGAGTCCGGCAGTTTATATTGCATTAACTGCCAAACTTGTTCCTCAGGTAAAAAGTTTGATGTTTGGCGAACCTTGCAGTACAGTTCCTGTATTCAAGAAGAAATAAAACTTAAGCAACCTTTGCATTAAATTGCTGGCGCAGTTCTTCGCCGGACAACAGAACTAAAACCTTACCGGTATTTCCAATGCAATAGTATTTTCTGTTCATGTAGGACCTTCTTACATTATAACGCATTGGATTAAAAACGCCAATGGTAATTAGTTCCATTTCGTCGACCGGAAAATTAACCGGGTCAAATGATTCCAACGATTCAATAAGGTGTCCTTCCTGTAATACGGTTTCTTTTTCCATCAGGGCAAATCCAAATTCCAGTTCAAAACATTGATATCGTAAAAACTCAGGACTCTCCTGGTTCCATTTTTTACATTGCTCCTCACCAAATACTTCAATCAATCGTTTGTCGACCCCTTGCGAATTATTCATATTTATCGGATTCATGATGTAGCTTTTAATACTTTGACGCATAATCGTGTGTTTTATTGCATCGAAATACGTCAATCAACATTAACTGATGATGAACGAAAGGTTAGGAAGTTTGGAAGAATTTTGGGAGAAGGGGAGAAAATCGAAAAAAGTGGGCTGTACGGGATTCGAACCTGTGACCCCTACCTTGTCGAGGTAGTGCTCTAAACCAGCTGAGCTAACAGCCCTGAAACGTCAAAATTAAGGGTTTTTAGCCATCCAGAGCTATTGTTTGGCATCCTGCAATAAAACTAACTATTGCTATCTTTGCACTATGGCCTCGTAGTTCAATGGATAGAATAGAAGTTTCCTAAACTTTAGATACAGGTTCGATTCCTGTCGAGGCTACCATT is part of the Flavobacteriales bacterium genome and encodes:
- the thiL gene encoding thiamine-phosphate kinase, with the translated sequence MLENKENRTELSDLGEFGLIQHLAEHVNLHQGDTLKGIGDDAAVIDKGNGKVTLLSTDMMAEGVHFDLGYVPLKHLGYKAAASNISDICAMNGKATQLLVSIAISNRFSLEAVEELYAGILLACDKYKVDLVGGDTSSSRSGLIINITAIGEGEKNKISYRSGAKKNDLLVVSGDLGGAYMGLQILERENRIFRENPSIQPDLSGHDYILERQLKPEPRADVIDILDQLQIVPTSMIDISDGLASEVMHLCKASGHGAHLYIEKIPLDPSTISTAEEFNLEPVTCALNGGEDYELLFTIQQSDYDKIKSNPHFTVIGHITDQQEKAMLITQNGEAIELKAQGWNHFS
- a CDS encoding iron-sulfur cluster assembly accessory protein, with amino-acid sequence MIKVSESAKNQAVKLMSEEHAGQEAFIRVGVKGGGCSGLMYDLKFDTEMGPEDKVFEDNGVKIVVDRKSFLYLVGTELDYSGGLNGKGFIFKNPNADRTCGCGESFSI
- the sufB gene encoding Fe-S cluster assembly protein SufB; the encoded protein is MAYEGDELLDELTNQEYKYGFVTNIDSDKAPKGLNEDIIRFISAKKQEPQWLLDWRLKAFAQWQKMTEPEWAHVHYAKVDYQDIHYYAAPKPKKELASLDEVDPELLKTFEKLGISLDEQKRLTGVAVDVVMDSVSVKTTFKEELAKHGIIFCSMSEAVKDHPELVKKYLGTVVPPSDNYFAALNSAVFTDGSFCYIPQGVRCPMELSTYFRINEANTGQFERTLLIADKNSYVSYLEGCTAPIRDENQLHAAVVELIAMEDAEIKYSTVQNWYPGDKDGKGGIYNFVTKRGICEGKNSKISWTQVETGSAVTWKYPSCILKGDNSIGEFYSVAVTNNKQQADTGTKMIHLGKNTRSTIVSKGISAGFSNNSYRGLVRIAKGAVNARNFSQCDSLLMGDKCGAHTFPYIEVNDNTAKVEHEATTSKIGEDQIFYCNQRGIDTEKAVSLIVNGYCKEVLNQLPMEFAVEAQKLLAISLEGSVG
- the sufC gene encoding Fe-S cluster assembly ATPase SufC is translated as MITIKNLHANVEGKEILRGINLEINAGEVHAIMGPNGSGKSTLASVLAGREEYEVTEGSVIFNQKELLELSPEDRAREGLFLAFQYPVEIPGVSNVNFLKTAVNEIRAYKGQEPVSAKEFLQMVKERSALVELDSKLASRSVNEGFSGGEKKRNEIFQMAMLEPKLAILDETDSGLDIDALRIVANGVNKLKSKENATLVITHYQRLLDYIVPDFVHVLYKGKIVKTGGKELALELEEKGYDWIKAEQGETV
- the sufD gene encoding Fe-S cluster assembly protein SufD; protein product: MEMVKTGNAAAFVEGLKSSFGDLSASRLRSVNELSEMDFPTVRNERWKYTRLTKFQKETFQINKSISTLNLSFTKDHSLNRIVFINGFFSQENSNIQEKGFAWSEMKDETILTSEFQSSLFTKINDAFFTSGLDIEIKENIDRPIEVVFISQGEKNTSQIRNRIRVAKGKQASFRFIFESADNHVGFTNVLTKVLVEQNAQLSIQQLQNENLLNYHFNTMVVEQEGDSRFTVNTFSLDAHLIRNNLFISSNGENTESNLNGLYITNGVRHVDNQTVMDHTRPHALSNELYKGIMDEQSSAAFNGKVFVRQDAQKINAYQSNSNILLSETAQVNSKPELEIYADDVKCSHGSTTGQLDEEALFYLQARGISEKSARLLLVQAFAGDVINKIEDEEFRLKVEEQIASKFNWIK
- a CDS encoding cysteine desulfurase — protein: MEEIRALFPLLSTRVNGKPLVYLDNGATSQKPQELIDCISRYYTSQNANIHRGVHTLSQEATALYEESRIALQSFINARFSHEIIFTSGTTQGINLVAHSFGRRYLREGDEILISALEHHSNIVPWQIICEERSAKLRVIPMNENGELQLDKLDELLSSKTKLLALTHVSNSLGTINPIKEIIEKAHKKNVPVLVDGAQAVQHLQVDVQELDCDFYVFSGHKMFGPTGTGVLYGKEKWLNEMPPYMGGGDMIKTVTFEKTEYNDLPFKFEAGTPNIADGIAMKAAVDFINRIGYSKIQHIEEELLVEATQRLSSIEGLRIYGTSHSKAGVISFNIEGLHPYDVGTILDQQGIAVRTGHHCTQPIMDYYQIPGTVRASFSFYNSMSDIDALYNGILKAIKMLKR
- a CDS encoding SufE family protein codes for the protein MSVRAKEKEIVEEFSMFDDWDSKYEYIIDLGKELPLIDPAFKNDDYRIKGCQSQVWLHAEIKDGKLFFTADSDAIITKGIIALLVRVFNEEAPDEIVNTDLQFINEIGLNQHLSPTRSNGLLSMIRQMKLYALASQAKKD
- a CDS encoding DUF59 domain-containing protein, with the translated sequence MDKRQLEDEIIKIIKTVYDPEIPVDIFELGLIYEIKIDDDINVEVIMTLTSPSCPAAESLPGEVEKKVGGIEHVKSAKVTITFDPPWTKEMMSEEAQLELGFM
- a CDS encoding DUF2480 family protein encodes the protein MEEIRNKVAESGIVSLDLAEFLHGKEREVIDIAPLLWQGLAIKEKDFRNWMAETDWTKYAGKYVSVYCSAEALIPTWVWLLLSSSLSAHAEKVFFGTENDLIESIILQSITEIGDEHYLNARVVVKGCSEYSLSPAVYIALTAKLVPQVKSLMFGEPCSTVPVFKKK